The genomic segment TTTTGTTATCATCGTGGATCTCAAGAAGGGTCTTGTGGGCTTCGAGTATAATCTCTGCAATGTTTCGCTTGGATTCGGGCAATGCTTGTATACTGTCTGGCGGAGGCATCTCACCCGTGGGGGCATCGAGGAGCACCGCGAGATGTTGGAGCCCGGTGTTTTTCAATGACTGGGTCACATCTCGAACCGAGCTTACGATGGTAATCTGTTGACCCGTTTTTTTCTGGGTTTCCAGAGCAAGCCGTGCGACCAGACCGATATGCGTACTATCAATCATTTTGGCTTCGCGAAGATCTACCAAGACACCTTGAAGATTATCGGTTTCACAAATCTTTTTTACGAGATCTGAGAAGGAAGCACTGTAGTTAAAACTTAGGTGCCCCG from the Deltaproteobacteria bacterium genome contains:
- a CDS encoding STAS domain-containing protein, with product MAQSGIYEAAFHNGTYFVKLSGHLSFNYSASFSDLVKKICETDNLQGVLVDLREAKMIDSTHIGLVARLALETQKKTGQQITIVSSVRDVTQSLKNTGLQHLAVLLDAPTGEMPPPDSIQALPESKRNIAEIILEAHKTLLEIHDDNKTIYQDIVEMLEASMNEK